One window of Corynebacterium accolens genomic DNA carries:
- a CDS encoding nitrate/nitrite transporter: MTALDTSGKVIQGWDPEDSDHWDSKIAWRTLWISTFVLIIGFATWYLVSAIAPQLNQIGFDLSRSQLYWLTAIPGLACGIFRLIFMFLPPILGTRKLVFSSSLLFIIPMLGWFFAVQDSSTPYWWLMTLAFLSGIGGGVFSGFMPSTGYFFPKRLSGTALGIQAGIGNFGISFIQLVAPWLMGFTLLGVGFVAPQRTDDGEIFVHNPAIFLVPWAIVGAFLAWTLLKDVPVKANFRQQMDIFGNKNTWILTVVYFMTFGAFSGFAAQTALLINQIFGEGSEFAGAYDNLPAGASYAFLGPLIGALVRALWGPLCDKFGGAIWTFIGCLGMTIFTVVATFFLTPDEPDEVWWFLGTMLIFFFFTGLGNAGTFKQMPMILPKRQAGGVIGWTGAIGAFGPFVAGVLLSMMSAPTFFWGCAVYFAITTVLVWIYYARPNAPFPG; this comes from the coding sequence ATGACTGCTCTTGATACCTCAGGCAAAGTCATCCAAGGCTGGGATCCAGAAGATTCTGACCACTGGGACTCTAAAATTGCCTGGCGCACGCTGTGGATCTCCACATTTGTCCTTATCATTGGCTTTGCCACCTGGTACCTCGTATCGGCAATTGCCCCACAGTTGAACCAGATCGGTTTCGACTTATCTCGCAGCCAGCTCTACTGGCTGACCGCCATCCCCGGATTGGCCTGCGGTATCTTCCGCCTCATCTTCATGTTCTTGCCGCCCATCCTGGGCACACGCAAGCTCGTCTTCAGCTCTTCGCTGCTATTTATCATCCCCATGCTGGGCTGGTTCTTCGCCGTGCAGGACTCCTCCACCCCATACTGGTGGCTGATGACCCTCGCTTTCCTCTCCGGCATCGGCGGCGGCGTCTTCTCCGGATTCATGCCCTCGACCGGCTACTTCTTCCCCAAGCGCCTGTCTGGTACCGCGCTGGGCATCCAGGCCGGCATCGGTAACTTCGGCATCTCCTTTATCCAGCTGGTCGCCCCATGGCTCATGGGCTTTACCTTGTTGGGAGTAGGTTTTGTTGCCCCGCAGCGCACCGACGACGGCGAAATCTTTGTTCACAACCCCGCCATCTTCTTGGTCCCGTGGGCCATCGTCGGCGCATTCCTCGCATGGACCCTGCTCAAGGACGTTCCCGTGAAGGCGAATTTCCGCCAGCAGATGGACATCTTTGGCAATAAGAACACTTGGATTCTTACCGTCGTCTACTTCATGACCTTCGGCGCATTTTCCGGCTTCGCCGCGCAAACCGCGCTGCTTATTAACCAAATCTTCGGCGAAGGCTCCGAATTTGCCGGCGCCTACGACAACCTTCCTGCCGGCGCAAGCTACGCCTTCCTCGGACCACTCATCGGCGCGCTCGTCCGCGCGCTGTGGGGTCCACTGTGCGATAAGTTCGGCGGCGCCATCTGGACCTTCATTGGCTGCCTGGGCATGACCATCTTTACCGTCGTGGCCACCTTCTTCCTCACCCCGGACGAGCCCGATGAGGTCTGGTGGTTCCTGGGCACCATGCTCATATTCTTCTTCTTCACTGGCCTGGGCAATGCCGGCACGTTTAAGCAAATGCCCATGATTTTGCCCAAGCGCCAAGCAGGCGGCGTCATCGGTTGGACCGGTGCCATCGGCGCCTTCGGCCCGTTTGTCGCAGGTGTCTTGCTTTCCATGATGTCTGCACCGACGTTCTTCTGGGGCTGCGCCGTCTACTTCGCCATCACCACCGTGCTGGTGTGGATCTACTACGCCCGCCCCAACGCACCATTCCCCGGATAA
- a CDS encoding molybdopterin-binding protein has product MSQRKAQIIVSSDRILAGEKPNRAGEKAAEILRAHDIDVAPPSIVPEGFTPVDDALRTAVDTGTDIVVIIGGTGIGATNLTPEVTERYIKARLYGLETQVLLRGLESSPKAGLSRGIIGMTEHGGGSLIINCASSTGAVADALGVIAPLLADVFRSRGE; this is encoded by the coding sequence ATGTCCCAAAGAAAGGCGCAGATAATCGTCAGTTCGGACCGCATTCTGGCCGGGGAAAAACCGAACCGCGCCGGGGAGAAAGCTGCAGAAATCCTGCGCGCCCACGACATCGATGTGGCACCACCCAGCATCGTGCCGGAGGGCTTTACACCCGTCGACGACGCGCTGCGCACCGCCGTGGATACCGGCACCGATATTGTCGTGATTATCGGCGGCACCGGCATCGGGGCGACGAACCTGACCCCAGAGGTCACCGAGCGCTATATCAAGGCCCGCCTCTATGGCCTAGAGACCCAGGTGCTCCTGCGCGGGCTCGAGTCCTCACCCAAGGCGGGCCTGTCCCGCGGGATCATCGGCATGACCGAGCACGGCGGCGGCAGCCTCATCATCAATTGCGCCTCATCCACCGGCGCCGTGGCAGATGCCCTTGGGGTTATTGCGCCGCTGCTTGCCGATGTCTTTCGCTCCCGCGGCGAATAA
- the mobA gene encoding molybdenum cofactor guanylyltransferase, protein MDGAIILAGGQSRRMGGADKAQVRAFGLRLVDRLRRQLPYGMPSIVISPHYLGLPQVCESPLFGGPVAGIEAGACALSQCERLAIFAVDAPDSPQMLPRLDDALNAAPTAGAAITRAADGYLQPLCSLWHTDALFGCLGALESTRNVSVRRLIRGADFVEVAGTGAERDYDTPAELQSIPPHPPFALTGTANLATLPSPREREGTVRERLFAAGAKDIGKQRRNNPKGICHGAGG, encoded by the coding sequence ATGGACGGCGCGATCATTCTGGCCGGCGGGCAATCGCGCCGCATGGGCGGGGCCGATAAGGCGCAGGTGCGCGCCTTTGGCCTGCGCCTGGTGGACCGCCTGCGGCGCCAGCTTCCCTATGGCATGCCGTCTATTGTTATCTCCCCGCACTACCTCGGCCTGCCGCAGGTGTGCGAGTCCCCGCTTTTTGGTGGCCCCGTCGCCGGCATCGAGGCCGGTGCGTGCGCACTCTCCCAGTGCGAGCGCCTGGCGATCTTCGCGGTGGATGCTCCCGATTCCCCACAGATGCTGCCGCGCCTTGACGACGCCCTAAACGCCGCGCCCACCGCCGGTGCCGCGATTACCCGCGCCGCAGATGGGTACTTACAACCGCTGTGTTCGCTGTGGCATACCGATGCGCTCTTTGGGTGCCTAGGTGCGTTGGAGTCCACCCGCAATGTCTCCGTGCGAAGGCTTATCCGCGGCGCCGATTTCGTCGAGGTGGCCGGCACCGGTGCCGAACGCGATTACGATACCCCGGCCGAATTGCAGTCTATTCCGCCGCACCCTCCCTTCGCGCTCACCGGCACGGCTAATCTAGCCACACTCCCCTCTCCCCGTGAGCGCGAAGGGACGGTGAGGGAAAGATTATTCGCCGCGGGAGCGAAAGACATCGGCAAGCAGCGGCGCAATAACCCCAAGGGCATCTGCCACGGCGCCGGTGGATGA
- the moaC gene encoding cyclic pyranopterin monophosphate synthase MoaC: MEFTHLNSAGTAYMVDVTEKQPTVRTATAEGEVACSPEVMTALREGTVPKGDVLAVARIAGISAAKKVPELLPLAHTIGVHGCAVDLELADAHVKITATVRTADRTGVEMEALTAVNVAALALIDMVKGVDRSAYIRRCGIVAKSGGRSGDWSRTLPEA, encoded by the coding sequence ATGGAGTTTACCCACCTCAATTCCGCCGGCACCGCCTACATGGTCGATGTGACCGAGAAGCAACCGACCGTGCGCACCGCCACCGCCGAGGGCGAGGTCGCCTGTTCTCCGGAGGTCATGACCGCGCTGCGCGAGGGCACCGTGCCCAAGGGCGACGTCCTGGCGGTCGCGCGCATCGCCGGCATTTCCGCGGCGAAGAAGGTCCCAGAGCTCCTGCCGCTCGCGCACACCATCGGCGTGCATGGCTGCGCGGTGGATCTCGAGCTTGCCGATGCCCACGTGAAGATCACCGCCACCGTGCGCACCGCCGACCGCACCGGCGTGGAAATGGAGGCACTGACCGCGGTCAACGTTGCTGCTTTGGCGCTCATTGACATGGTCAAGGGCGTCGATCGCTCCGCGTATATTCGCCGGTGCGGCATCGTGGCGAAGTCGGGCGGGCGCTCCGGCGATTGGTCTAGGACCCTCCCGGAGGCTTAA
- a CDS encoding molybdopterin molybdotransferase MoeA, translated as MSASRSISEHLSAVLALAPAPRAESVPVGPALRGRVLAEDATARFPVPPFANSAMDGFLVRATDISGTGPWTLPVAGDVPAGATAQEVPAGQAVRIMTGAPVGDTAGLLVVPVENTTVPPGPTELPREVTITEAPAKTHIRPAGEDIRPGTVVATAGTTANAAVIAALISTGIYSVQAYRRPHIAVISSGNELSSYPDELSPGRLPDSNGPMLASLAHTESYFHVGDDPAELSRLLDELSASHDLIITSGGVSAGAFDVVHCVLGAGDNSWFGHVHQRPGAPQGIGTWRGVPVLALPGNPVAAFVGFQLYARPLIAALSGQPHPRETVQVRAEVAVPLPPASTRPFIVPVTVSFAGKPRITGALSRGSHRVVSLAGTNGYCIIDGPAPAAGEEATVYLY; from the coding sequence ATGTCCGCATCGCGTTCCATTTCTGAGCACCTTTCCGCGGTTCTGGCGCTGGCGCCGGCCCCGCGCGCAGAGTCCGTTCCCGTGGGCCCAGCACTACGCGGCCGGGTATTAGCGGAGGATGCCACCGCGCGTTTTCCCGTCCCGCCGTTTGCTAATTCCGCCATGGATGGATTCCTCGTCCGCGCCACTGATATTTCGGGCACGGGCCCGTGGACGCTGCCGGTCGCAGGCGATGTCCCCGCCGGTGCAACCGCTCAGGAAGTTCCCGCCGGCCAGGCCGTTCGCATCATGACCGGTGCGCCGGTGGGTGATACCGCTGGCCTGCTCGTCGTCCCAGTAGAAAACACCACCGTCCCGCCCGGGCCTACGGAGCTGCCGCGCGAGGTCACCATTACCGAAGCGCCCGCAAAAACGCATATCCGCCCCGCCGGCGAAGATATACGGCCAGGCACCGTCGTTGCTACGGCCGGGACCACCGCGAATGCCGCGGTTATTGCAGCGCTTATATCCACCGGCATCTATTCGGTGCAGGCCTACCGGCGCCCACACATTGCGGTGATTTCTTCCGGCAATGAGCTTTCTTCGTATCCAGACGAGCTTTCCCCAGGGCGCCTGCCAGATTCCAATGGGCCGATGCTCGCCTCCCTCGCCCACACGGAGTCCTACTTCCACGTCGGCGACGACCCCGCGGAGTTATCCAGATTGCTCGATGAGCTCAGCGCATCCCACGACCTCATCATTACCTCCGGCGGGGTATCGGCCGGTGCCTTCGACGTGGTGCACTGCGTGCTGGGCGCGGGCGATAATTCGTGGTTCGGGCACGTTCATCAGCGGCCCGGCGCGCCGCAGGGCATCGGCACGTGGCGGGGTGTTCCAGTGCTTGCGCTGCCGGGCAATCCGGTGGCGGCTTTCGTTGGTTTCCAGCTTTATGCCCGCCCGCTTATCGCCGCCTTATCGGGCCAGCCACATCCGCGCGAGACCGTGCAGGTGCGTGCGGAGGTGGCGGTGCCACTGCCACCCGCAAGCACGCGCCCCTTCATCGTTCCTGTAACCGTAAGTTTTGCGGGAAAGCCCAGGATTACTGGCGCGTTAAGCCGCGGCAGCCACCGCGTGGTCTCGCTGGCCGGTACGAATGGGTATTGCATCATTGATGGACCCGCCCCCGCGGCGGGCGAAGAAGCCACCGTCTATCTGTACTAA
- the moaA gene encoding GTP 3',8-cyclase MoaA yields MTSPTPSSSAVSLPLPTVGRSQPPEDLPAAASDGTRALVDRYGRRARDLRVSLTDRCNLRCTYCMPAEGLEWMPTQQTLSDEETIRLIRLGVEKLGIRQVRFTGGEPLLRKSLADIIAATKELTTDEGIAPSTALTTNGLGLEKRAAKLAAAGLDRINISLDTIDPQRYAALTRRDRLSHVLEAIAAAADAGLNPVKINAVVMPGVNEEDIVPLADYALHQGAQLRFIEQMPLGPREKWRREDMVTADDILLRLQDHFSMRPAREPRGSAPAALWDAIAPDGTAGKLGIIASVTHPFCGDCDRTRLTTDGAVRNCLFGNSETQLRDLMRSGASDEELMEAWAGEMWTKKPGHGIDDEGFLQPDRPMSAIGG; encoded by the coding sequence ATGACTTCACCAACGCCTTCTTCTTCAGCGGTCTCCCTGCCCCTGCCCACCGTGGGCCGGTCGCAGCCGCCGGAGGACTTACCTGCCGCAGCAAGCGACGGCACCCGCGCCTTGGTTGATCGCTACGGCCGCAGGGCCCGCGACCTGCGCGTGTCGCTTACGGATCGCTGCAACCTGCGCTGCACGTACTGCATGCCGGCCGAAGGCTTAGAGTGGATGCCCACGCAGCAAACGCTATCCGATGAAGAAACCATCCGGCTTATCCGCCTCGGCGTGGAAAAGCTCGGCATCCGCCAGGTGCGCTTTACCGGCGGCGAACCGCTGTTGCGCAAATCCTTGGCAGATATCATCGCCGCCACCAAGGAACTCACCACGGATGAAGGCATCGCACCGTCCACGGCACTGACCACCAATGGGTTGGGCCTGGAAAAGCGCGCCGCAAAGCTTGCCGCCGCGGGGCTCGACCGCATCAATATCTCGCTGGATACCATCGATCCTCAGCGCTATGCCGCGCTCACCCGCCGCGACCGCCTATCCCACGTGCTCGAGGCCATCGCCGCCGCGGCGGATGCCGGCTTGAATCCCGTCAAGATCAATGCCGTGGTCATGCCCGGCGTCAACGAGGAAGATATCGTCCCGCTGGCGGACTACGCCCTGCACCAGGGTGCGCAGCTGCGCTTTATCGAGCAGATGCCACTCGGCCCGCGCGAGAAGTGGCGCCGCGAAGACATGGTCACCGCCGATGATATTTTGCTCAGGCTCCAGGACCACTTTTCCATGCGCCCGGCGCGGGAGCCGCGCGGATCGGCCCCGGCCGCGTTGTGGGATGCTATCGCCCCCGATGGCACCGCCGGCAAGCTGGGCATTATCGCCTCGGTAACCCATCCCTTCTGTGGCGACTGCGACCGCACCCGGCTGACCACCGATGGCGCCGTGCGCAACTGCCTTTTTGGCAATTCCGAAACTCAATTGCGGGATCTCATGCGCTCCGGGGCCAGCGACGAGGAGTTGATGGAGGCATGGGCCGGGGAAATGTGGACGAAGAAACCCGGCCACGGCATTGATGATGAAGGCTTTTTACAGCCGGATCGTCCCATGTCTGCCATTGGCGGCTAA
- a CDS encoding long-chain fatty-acid--CoA ligase, which produces MLSTMMDIPLSLTRILEYGASVHGNTTVTTWHGEGTGSEFGPAEKVTFRDIAARAAAFAHVLHDDLGITGDQRVGSFMWNCAEHLEVMFGSACKGAVFTPLNKQLMNDQIRHIISHAEVSVIVCDPRLAPQLGTVLHGAPSVHSVIFTGSQSPQRFAHHFPRGIEFYSYEALLDGRSTIYDWPELDERTAAALCYSTGTTGAPKGVLYSHRSLYLEAMQLRSSDSLCITHGETFLCCIPIYHVLSWGVPFTCFMTGTPLVLPDADVSAPTLAKVIAATSPRVAHGVPTIWIQLFVHYMHNPPERMTLTEIFAGGSPVPPQLIKMWEEHYGVDVVHVWGMVETSTVGSVARPPQGASGDTRWAYRISQGKIAASLQYRVVNDGQVVSKTDRNAGELQVRGNLVTGSYYHSPTAEPGEVASEFRGKPVEAAESKFTADGWLRTGDVGSVTKDGFLTVEDRARDVIRSGGEWIYSVQLENLIMANSDVVEAAVIGYPDKQWVERPLAVTVLDEQASPTIETAEKLRQSLRKELPSWMLPEYWTFVKSIDKTSVGKFDKKDLRAHLAEGDYNIIRLKGPGEAQRLDDIDESDFNRENEE; this is translated from the coding sequence ATGCTTTCCACGATGATGGATATTCCCCTGTCTCTAACCCGTATTTTGGAATACGGCGCGTCAGTGCACGGCAATACCACTGTTACCACCTGGCACGGTGAGGGCACCGGATCCGAGTTTGGCCCCGCAGAAAAGGTCACCTTCCGCGATATCGCCGCCCGCGCGGCCGCCTTTGCCCATGTTTTGCACGATGATCTCGGCATTACCGGCGATCAGCGGGTGGGCAGCTTCATGTGGAATTGCGCCGAGCACCTCGAGGTCATGTTTGGCTCCGCCTGCAAGGGCGCGGTTTTTACCCCGCTGAATAAGCAGTTGATGAATGACCAGATCCGGCACATCATTAGCCACGCTGAGGTCTCCGTCATCGTGTGTGATCCCCGCCTCGCCCCGCAATTGGGCACGGTTTTACACGGCGCGCCATCCGTGCATTCGGTTATTTTCACCGGCTCCCAATCGCCGCAGCGCTTCGCCCACCATTTCCCGCGCGGCATCGAGTTTTATTCCTACGAGGCGCTGTTGGATGGCCGCTCTACCATCTACGATTGGCCCGAGCTCGATGAGCGCACTGCCGCCGCTTTGTGCTATTCCACCGGCACCACCGGCGCGCCGAAGGGCGTTTTATATTCCCACCGCTCGCTGTACCTCGAGGCCATGCAGCTGCGTTCCTCGGATTCGCTGTGCATTACCCACGGCGAAACCTTCCTGTGCTGCATCCCCATCTACCACGTGCTGAGCTGGGGCGTTCCCTTTACGTGTTTCATGACGGGTACCCCGCTCGTGCTTCCCGATGCCGATGTTTCCGCCCCCACCCTTGCCAAGGTCATTGCGGCCACGTCGCCGCGCGTGGCCCACGGCGTGCCCACCATCTGGATCCAGCTTTTCGTGCACTACATGCACAATCCGCCAGAGCGCATGACGCTGACGGAGATTTTCGCTGGCGGCTCACCTGTGCCGCCGCAGCTTATTAAGATGTGGGAGGAGCATTACGGCGTCGACGTCGTGCACGTCTGGGGCATGGTGGAAACCTCAACGGTCGGCAGCGTCGCCCGCCCGCCACAGGGAGCGTCCGGCGATACCCGCTGGGCTTATCGCATCTCCCAGGGAAAGATCGCCGCCTCGCTGCAATACCGCGTGGTCAATGACGGCCAAGTGGTATCGAAGACCGACCGCAATGCCGGTGAGCTCCAGGTGCGTGGCAACCTTGTGACCGGTTCTTATTATCATTCCCCCACCGCTGAGCCGGGTGAAGTGGCTTCCGAGTTCCGCGGCAAGCCGGTCGAGGCCGCGGAATCCAAGTTCACCGCGGATGGTTGGTTGCGCACCGGCGATGTCGGTTCCGTGACGAAGGACGGCTTTCTTACCGTTGAGGACCGCGCCCGCGATGTCATCCGCTCCGGCGGCGAGTGGATCTATTCGGTACAGCTGGAAAACCTCATCATGGCCAATTCCGATGTGGTGGAAGCCGCGGTGATCGGCTACCCCGATAAGCAATGGGTGGAACGCCCCCTCGCCGTGACCGTCTTGGATGAACAAGCCTCTCCCACCATCGAAACGGCCGAAAAATTGCGCCAGAGCCTGCGCAAGGAATTGCCCAGCTGGATGCTTCCGGAGTACTGGACCTTCGTAAAATCCATCGATAAGACGTCAGTGGGCAAGTTCGATAAGAAGGATTTACGCGCCCACTTGGCCGAAGGCGATTACAACATCATCCGCCTTAAGGGCCCGGGTGAAGCCCAGCGCCTTGACGATATCGACGAAAGCGATTTTAACCGGGAAAACGAGGAATAA
- the rho gene encoding transcription termination factor Rho yields MSDTDNTAAQDLASLKLPELRKMAAERGLRGVSALRKGDLITAIKTGQVPPKAKAKIEQAEKAEKAEKPAKDAAPAKQKDKPSKKDDRGQSDNGKSGDQQDNRDKDRKDNGDDQRYESRSQARRARRNRARRQERQEQDDNNRGENNRSDNNRGEGQNQNQNRHQDRRDDSQDGSDNQGDKQGEKNGDNNHRNNRNDDNNFDRGNRRGRRNRRNRRGGRGNNDNHGGGNDLQVREGDELQAVGGILDVVDNNVSFLRTTGYRAGDADVFVNKNIVRRLGLRSGDAITGQVKVAGPTHTHGNGRNRRKYNQLVQVDTVNGIEPEEAKQRPHFNKLTPLYPNQRLRLETDPKILTTRVIDLIMPIGKGQRALIVSPPKAGKTTILQNIANAIATNNPECYLMVVLVDERPEEVTDMQRSVKGEVISSTFDRPPSEHTSVSELAIERAKRLVEQGKDVVVLLDSITRLGRAYNNSSPASGRILSGGVDSNALYPPKRFLGAARNIEEGGSLTIIATAMVETGSTGDTVIFEEFKGTGNAELKLDRGISERRVFPAVDVNPSGTRKDELLLVPEEARIMTKLRRILSALDSHQAIDLLIKQLKKTRSNGEFLMQVASSAPMAADKDEEDYV; encoded by the coding sequence GTGAGCGATACGGACAACACCGCGGCACAGGATCTCGCATCCCTGAAGCTGCCGGAATTGCGCAAAATGGCCGCCGAGCGCGGCCTTCGCGGCGTCTCTGCCCTGCGCAAAGGGGATCTCATCACCGCCATTAAAACCGGTCAGGTTCCCCCAAAGGCGAAGGCAAAAATAGAGCAGGCAGAAAAGGCCGAGAAGGCCGAGAAACCCGCTAAGGATGCGGCGCCTGCCAAGCAGAAAGATAAGCCGTCTAAGAAAGACGATCGCGGCCAGAGCGATAACGGCAAGTCCGGCGACCAGCAGGACAATCGCGACAAAGACCGCAAGGACAACGGCGACGACCAACGCTATGAATCGCGGTCGCAGGCCCGCCGTGCCCGCCGCAACCGCGCCCGCCGCCAGGAGCGCCAAGAGCAGGACGATAATAACCGCGGCGAGAATAACCGGAGTGACAACAACCGGGGCGAGGGACAGAACCAGAACCAGAATCGCCACCAGGATCGCCGCGATGACTCCCAGGATGGCTCCGATAATCAGGGAGACAAGCAGGGCGAGAAGAACGGCGATAATAATCACCGCAATAATCGCAATGACGATAATAATTTTGACCGCGGCAACCGCCGTGGCCGCCGCAACCGCCGGAATCGCCGAGGTGGCCGGGGTAATAATGATAACCACGGCGGCGGCAATGACCTGCAGGTACGCGAGGGCGATGAGCTGCAGGCAGTCGGCGGCATCTTGGATGTCGTAGACAATAACGTCTCCTTCCTGCGCACCACTGGGTACCGTGCGGGCGATGCGGATGTCTTTGTTAATAAGAACATCGTGCGCCGGCTGGGCCTGCGCTCCGGTGATGCCATTACCGGTCAGGTGAAGGTGGCTGGGCCTACCCACACCCACGGCAATGGCCGCAACCGCCGCAAGTACAACCAGTTGGTGCAGGTCGATACCGTCAATGGGATCGAACCGGAAGAGGCCAAGCAGCGCCCGCACTTTAATAAGCTCACGCCGCTGTATCCCAACCAGCGCCTGCGCTTGGAAACGGATCCAAAGATCCTGACAACCCGCGTCATCGACCTGATCATGCCGATTGGTAAGGGCCAGCGCGCGCTCATCGTCTCGCCGCCGAAGGCCGGTAAGACCACGATTTTGCAAAACATCGCGAATGCGATCGCCACCAATAACCCTGAGTGTTACCTCATGGTTGTGCTGGTGGATGAGCGCCCCGAAGAGGTCACGGACATGCAGCGCTCCGTGAAGGGTGAGGTCATTTCTTCGACCTTTGACCGCCCGCCATCAGAGCACACCTCCGTTTCCGAGCTGGCCATCGAGCGCGCTAAGCGCTTGGTGGAGCAGGGCAAGGACGTCGTGGTGCTGCTGGATTCCATTACCCGCCTGGGCCGCGCCTACAACAACTCCTCCCCGGCATCGGGCCGCATCCTGTCTGGTGGTGTGGATTCCAATGCGCTCTACCCGCCAAAGCGCTTCTTGGGCGCTGCCCGCAATATCGAAGAGGGCGGTTCGCTCACCATCATCGCCACCGCGATGGTGGAGACCGGTTCGACCGGCGATACCGTCATCTTCGAGGAATTCAAGGGCACGGGCAACGCGGAACTGAAGCTGGACCGCGGGATCTCGGAACGCCGCGTATTCCCAGCTGTGGATGTCAACCCCTCCGGAACCCGCAAGGACGAGCTCCTGCTGGTGCCTGAAGAGGCGCGCATCATGACCAAACTGCGCCG